A section of the Castanea sativa cultivar Marrone di Chiusa Pesio chromosome 12, ASM4071231v1 genome encodes:
- the LOC142619672 gene encoding putative plastid-lipid-associated protein 14, chloroplastic, with the protein MALCGIGLSPSVENVEAAYLSGNLSTRLIRRSPMRFIGKPSDLNRRQCWGVRCSSARKAVSSMGSEENAQTVLLDSVEEELEHVTRFKISNFKILDCVSVGLGGRADEVIFEAIVKDTNSPLNNTRVVLRRLTSAQAQRRGKRAIEVLKKLVRRRIMYHSYSMQVHGYISSPTSSGRVSFTLVHGYHGSFSLRHWLRQSDWLPTLEATLALDEECVRRVGDDTVGGPAVSRQLRLIRILMRDLLIGVNYLHSHGLAHTELRLENVHISPVDRHIKVGILGNAADFYENGLNSSTLDNNLDRRQMMIAFDMRCVGFMIAKMVLRELMDPFIFTKFKSFLTKGNDPSCLREFLLQFLSRNSPSGNSGLQILDRNWGAGWNLLSLLLATKPSKRVSCLDALRHPFLCGPRWRVVPSMDIIRWGLGSTAVRITEEYIYGQPQRSRLAHFIELMEMLNPNSKPKNWLELLPGKWRLLYCTGRHIGLTLREPNARVLIGDVRLAVSRASKLNTNLSFTSEIGFKIMIGKDWPHDKTGISGKLEVNSLFRLTAGRRLYLEEEKTTGRFTMGPSNIQGSLARKLSGRKWRKAIPFKEFPSSLPAAKLASGDIEVTMNLGEPLNQNIDTAKNAVQEIRTQLPPEMFDLSKLVCGTYVDSRLLVLRGVNGSALLFTRSCDDESSGLV; encoded by the exons ATGGCGCTATGCGGAATTGGTTTGAGTCCAAGTGTGGAAAATGTTGAAGCAGCGTATTTGAGTGGTAATTTGTCGACAAGACTGATCAGACGAAGTCCCATGCGTTTCATTGGGAAGCCTTCTGATTTGAATCGAAGACAATGTTGGGGGGTTCGGTGCTCATCAGCTAGAAAAGCTGTATCTTCGATGGGATCAGAAGAAAATGCTCAGACTGTGTTGTTGGACAGTGTGGAGGAGGAATTGGAGCATGTTACGAGGTTCaagatatccaattttaaaattcttgattGTGTTAGTGTCGGCCTAGGAGGGCGG GCTGATGAGGTAATATTTGAAGCAATTGTGAAGGATACTAATAG CCCTTTGAATAACACTAGAGTTGTGCTTCGACGCCTTACTAGTGCTCAAGCTCAGCGCAGAGGAAAAAGAGCAATAGAG gtactGAAGAAGCTAGTTCGCCGTAGAATTATGTACCATTCTTACTCAATGCAAGTCCATGGTTACATTTCTTCGCCTACAAGTAGTGGTCGTGTTTCATTTACCCTGGTCCATGGG TATCATGGTAGTTTCTCCTTAAGACACTGGCTTCGACAATCAGATTGGCTCCCAACCCTAGAAGCTACTCTTGCATTGGATGAAGAGTGTGTCAGGAGGGTGGGTGATGACACAGTTGGAGGGCCTGCAGTTAGTCGGCAATTGCGCCTTATTCGAATATTGATGAGGGATCTTTTGATTGGA GTGAATTACTTGCACAGCCATGGACTTGCCCATACAGAGTTGAGGCTGGAGAATGTGCACATAAGTCCAGTGGATAGACATATCAAA GTAGGGATTCTAGGAAATGCTGCTGACTTTTACGAGAATGGTCTGAATAGTAGCACTCTGGACAACAACCTGGATAGGCGACAAATGATGATTGCATTTGACATGAG ATGTGTTGGATTCATGATTGCAAAAATGGTGTTGCGGGAACTTATGGATCCCTTTATCTTTACGAAGTTCAAATCGTTTCTCACGAAG GGAAATGATCCTTCATGCTTGCGTGAATTTCTTCTACAGTTCCTTAGTAGGAATTCTCCATCGGGAAATTCTGGACTCCAA ATACTGGATAGGAATTGGGGTGCAGGTTGGAACCTTTTATCCTTATTGCTTGCAACCAAACCTTCCAAAAGAGTAAG TTGTTTAGATGCTCTTAGACACCCATTTCTTTGTGGTCCAAGATGGCGGGTAGTCCCATCCATGGATATTATCAGATGGGGTCTGGGTTCTACTGCAGTACGAATTACAGAGGAATATATTTATGGCCAACCTCAG CGTAGTAGGCTTGCCCACTTCATCGAGTTGATGGAAATGCTGAATCCTAACTCAAAGCCAAAG AATTGGCTGGAGTTGCTGCCTGGAAAATGGCGCTTATTATATTGTACTGGGAGGCACATAGGGTTGACCCTTCGCGAGCCAAATGCTCGAGTCCTCATTGGTGACGTGCGTTTGGCTGTGTCAAGAGCATCAAAGTTAAACACAAACCTTTCATTCACTTCAGAAATTGGATTTAAAATCATGATTGGTAAGGATTGGCCCCATGATAAGACTGGTATAAGTGGGAAATTGGAAGTGAATTCATTATTCAGATTAACAGCCGGGAGACGGCTGtatcttgaggaagaaaagacCACAGGAAGGTTTACTATGGGTCCATCAAATATTCAAGGTTCTCTAGCTAGGAAATTATCAGGTAGAAAATGGAGGAAAGCAATCCCTTTTAAAGAGTTCCCATCAAGCCTACCGGCTGCAAAACTTGCTTCAGGTGACATTGAGGTGACAATGAATCTTGGTGAGCCATTGAATCAAAATATTGATACTGCAAAAAACGCAGTTCAGGAAATCCGGACACAACTCCCACCCGAAATGTTTGATCTGTCAAAGCTTGTATGTGGAACATATGTGGACTCCAGGCTGCTAGTACTTCGTGGGGTGAATGGATCAGCCCTCCTGTTTACAAGGTCTTGTGACGATGAAAGCAGTGGATTAGTGTAA
- the LOC142620110 gene encoding uncharacterized protein LOC142620110, with product MYILVMCPFVLSTGNAIVSFENTCESIKNFLQAKKLLRPRTANAWAMLISEFEASSDNEKIYLLADSLCPLAFQVARTLNQMDEKWEILSKFWVENLAYVATLCQGKNHAQQLRKGGEFLTHVWLLIEQFNLAESFQRSRTRPLEEDDMAG from the coding sequence ATGTATATTCTTGTGATGTGTCCTTTTGTATTATCAACAGGAAATGCAATAGTCAGTTTTGAGAACACTTGCGAATCCATTAAGAATTTTCTTCAAGCCAAAAAGCTCCTGAGACCGCGTACAGCCAATGCTTGGGCAATGTTGATCTCAGAATTTGAAGCTTCAAGCGATAACGAAAAAATTTACTTATTGGCAGACTCTCTGTGTCCTTTAGCATTTCAAGTTGCAAGAACACTGAATCAAATGGATGAAAAGTGGGAGATATTGAGTAAGTTTTGGGTGGAGAACCTAGCTTATGTTGCAACTCTTTGTCAAGGAAAAAATCATGCTCAACAACTCAGAAAAGGTGGGGAGTTTCTTACGCATGTCTGGCTTTTGATAGAGCAATTCAATCTCGCAGAAAGTTTTCAAAGGTCACGAACAAGACCACTAGAGGAAGACGACATGGCAGGATAG
- the LOC142620109 gene encoding uncharacterized protein LOC142620109, with the protein MVSSLIDIENRRWNAELIRSLFLPFDANTILNIPLSYNLPKGKVIWIGNRKGEFTVRSAYYITLKVIESDEVGESSYGDPRIPLWGKMWLLKIPAKIWIFSWRACMNALPTKLNLNRKGIDTTVSCPICDQEAETIMDALITCDSARQVWDRWVECPVNLSSAHLDVSDIALKILADGTSKDLETFFVTSWSLWYSRNQVVFETNNQTPNQVWNFARRITQDYKEASNLFSCGDGNPSSIEVIIKDNRGETIAALRMPLNGQYPSLETEVIALEKGVLLAKEMELQQIMLETDALTVVQSLLIGNKEGDLEHLLQGISDTLNPFSSWQIKHLKRDCNRVAHELAQLAKFTGTKQVWKGVSPPTVQHLIQLEKV; encoded by the exons ATGGTTTCATCTCTAATAGACATTGAGAATAGAAGATGGAATGCTGAGTTAATTAGATCTCTGTTTCTCCCCTTCGACGCGAATACAATCCTGAATATCCCATTGAGCTACAACTTACCTAAGGGCAAAGTAATTTGGATTGGTAATAGAAAGGGTGAGTTTACTGTTAGGAGTGCATATTACATCACCCTTAAAGTGATCGAATCTGATGAGGTGGGTGAAAGCTCTTATGGTGACCCTAGAATCCCATTGTGGGGAAAAATGTGGCTTCTAAAAATTCCAgcaaaaatttggattttttcttgGAGGGCTTGTATGAATGCTCTCCCAACAAAGCTGAACTTGAACAGAAAGGGGATTGACACAACTGTCTCATGTCCTATCTGTGACCAGGAGGCGGAAACCATAATGGATGCTCTAATTACTTGTGATTCAGCTAGACAGGTTTGGGATAGGTGGGTGGAATGTCCAGTGAACCTCAGTTCTGCTCATCTAGATGTTTCTGATATAGCTTTAAAAATATTGGCAGATGGCACTTCTAAGGATCTTGAAACTTTCTTTGTTACTTCCTGGTCTCTCTGGTATAGCAGAAACCAAGTAGTCTTTGAAACAAATAACCAAACCCCAAACCAAGTTTGGAATTTTGCTAGAAGAATTACTCAGGATTACAAGGAGGCATCTAATTTATTCTCTTGTG GTGACGGCAATCCATCCAGCATTGAGGTGATTATTAAAGACAACAGAGGTGAAACCATCGCTGCTTTACGTATGCCACTCAATGGTCAGTACCCAAGCCTAGAGACTGAAGTCATCGCTCTAGAGAAGGGAGTTCTTTTAGCTAAAGAAATGGAGCTCCAGCAGATCATGTTAGAAACTGATGCACTCACAGTGGTCCAAAGCCTGTTAATTGGTAACAAAGAGGGAGACTTGGAACATCTTCTTCAAGGGATCAGTGACACCTTGAATCCTTTTAGCAGTTGGCAGATTAAGCACCTGAAAAGGGACTGCAACAGGGTTGCTCACGAGCTAGCACAACTGGCAAAATTTACTGGTACCAAGCAGGTCTGGAAGGGAGTTTCACCTCCTACGGTGCAACACCTGATCCAGCTAGAAAAAGTCtaa